A single genomic interval of Anopheles darlingi chromosome X, idAnoDarlMG_H_01, whole genome shotgun sequence harbors:
- the LOC125949317 gene encoding uncharacterized protein LOC125949317 isoform X2, whose product MESSESEDDQTKHGSNGVTPDAATEDIDAMDVETPEACEYLDPVGIRLGPKQPKKSSENEDVIVCISDSDSEPSTPEDEFSTSDQVEGEEEIEAESTPESETSTPEDEFSTSDQVEGEEEIEAESTPESETSTPEDEFSESDQVEGEEEIEAESTPESETSTPEDEFSKSDQVEGAEENKAESTPASESETSKAKGEFSKSGKNLVNRSLANLVDPTDSYRFLLPLPPLIRRDRVTNTPMANNKTLNLPLPPLTLANRIPLPVVHSEVDSPEEQPLEKKPHHIFEISDDDDLSKPATLDGLSFDLTGDDSDEESNSFLVDKNTDNLQSGVASEQVAAPNENDESMSEPLIEGNVGAVESQLPRQSDKPTGNNDNASQSMTNSEQLAAPNEDDESMSEPIIEASVTGAECQLPCRQSDKPTGNNHDASQLVSDILVPSGEGASTSLTGNQRHSQPTNTSVSLFRPAPLIHPYISTLFRRTAPGLPNFRVNQTHYLDRILSAVFPNDHNEPVYTRVPGGFEYTRLLQLFSRKKKTKRIQSASNRRDMMLKSPFYEGRTRYGGASAVRSNSDNQLFQRPLTTRQDALPTNAGQSQLLTPLMSSTSTSPSTDGTDKWRQLTYPSSYDRPTWYDSKNRMTRGRVPMTELVIPNVVQLLQYKRQLLTKDTSGRSEEHQNPNAVAGKTNSPPPPDIASEVGKRDQQITKIKPAITRTRPSTTTNASDLFTPAPRHELPNVALQGLTSLPKLDLPPEFCFGPGSSQPAWKTLSSMNQPARDNMQQHTVCMYPIPVIPDGEAPSSETFQFSQPENLGSWATEETYSSISDPPTAFDFVAPVPMDISSVSGIVETNAQPDSDLSINLPSFAQLSRTATGTWECPTCMVFNAQSFNRCAACECPQPGTSTMESIQPSAAAPAPAVDFKTLVSTQAANGWECQECFVRNAAKEQHCVCCGAKPKVLTASQPAPLAVMNQSQPAAKIMPAASDHFKALVHLQKSDKWECSTCLTRNDIASMRCACCEQPKPSTSNQPVMNQLTFGNFPADNLTPQQTNFGNTSAMQTVGAVPDNTTSTVTSAASSEQLLQPKPLFDNNSINANQMRTSLPSFATMKGAQKYEGVKPVAISAPAIPNVETGPSKSRSKSIAATCVIYRVFRLHQSFSSVIPGSRILPLFPKHERKHDVPT is encoded by the exons ATGGAAAGTTCAGAATCAGAAGACGATCAGACGAAGCACGGAAGTAATGGTGTAACGCCAGATGCCGCCACGGAAGATATTGACGCTATGGATGTTGAGACGCCGGAAGCATGTGAGTATCTCGATCCGGTAGGGATCCGGCTCGGACCAAAGCAACCCAAAAAG TCGTCGGAGAACGAAGACGTTATTGTATGCATTTCGGACTCTGATTCCGAGCCCTCGACGCCCGAAGACGAATTTTCGACATCCGACCAAgtagaaggcgaagaagaaattgAGGCAGAATCGACACCGGAGTCCGAGACCTCGACGCCCGAAGACGAATTTTCGACATCCGACCAAgtagaaggcgaagaagaaattgAGGCAGAATCGACACCGGAGTCCGAGACCTCGACGCCCGAAGACGAATTCTCGGAATCCGACCAAgtagaaggcgaagaagaaattgAGGCAGAATCGACACCGGAGTCCGAGACCTCGACGCCCGAAGACGAATTCTCGAAATCCGACCAAGTAGAAGGCGCAGAAGAAAATAAGGCAGAATCGACACCGGCGTCTGAGTCCGAGACCTCGAAGGCCAAAGGCGAATTCTCGAAATCTGGAAAAAATCTGGTAAATCGTTCACTAGCTAATCTGGTGGACCCCACCGATTCCTATCGTTTTCTGTTGCCTCTACCACCGTTGATTCGGAGAGACAGAGTTACTAACACTCCAATGGCGAACAACAAAACGCTCAATCTACCACTTCCTCCATTGACGTTGGCGAATCGGATTCCGTTGCCGGTAGTGCATTCGGAAGTAGATTCTCCGGAAGAACAGcctttagaaaaaaaacctcatcatattttcgaaatttcggatgacgacgatctgAGCAAACCGGCAACTTTGGACGGGTTGAGTTTCGATCTAACTGGCGACGACAGTGATGAAGAGTCCAACTCATTTTTGGTAGACAAAAATACAGACAATTTGCAATCCGGGGTTGCCAGTGAGCAAGTAGCAGCCCccaatgaaaatgatgaatccATGAGCGAGCCGCTGATTGAGGGTAATGTAGGCGCGGTAGAATCTCAGCTACCTCGTCAATCCGACAAACCAACCGGGAACAATGATAATGCATCGCAATCCATGACCAACAGTGAGCAATTAGCAGCTCCAAACGAGGACGATGAATCAATGAGCGAGCCAATTATCGAGGCTAGTGTAACCGGAGCCGAATGCCAGCTACCTTGCCGCCAGTCCGACAAGCCCACAGGGAACAATCACGATGCATCGCAGCTAGTGAGCGATATACTTGTGCCTTCCGGTGAGGGTGCTTCAACATCATTGACAGGAAACCAGCGTCACTCTCAGCCAACAAATACCAGCGTTAGTCTTTTTCGCCCAGCACCGCTTATCCATCCGTACATCAGCACTCTGTTTAGGCGAACTGCGCCTGGGCTTCCTAACTTCCGCGTAAATCAAACTCATTATCTCGACAGAATTTTGTCCGCAGTCTTTCCAAATGACCATAATGAGCCGGTTTACACTAGAGTCCCCGGTGGTTTTGAATACACGCGGCTTCTCCAACTCTTctcgagaaaaaagaaaaccaaacggaTTCAAAGTGCGTCAAACCGTAGAGATATGATGCTAAAGTCCCCGTTCTATGAAGGGCGGACCCGTTACGGAGGAGCGTCCGCGGTCCGAAGCAATTCGGACAATCAACTTTTCCAGCGGCCATTGACAACTCGCCAAGACGCTCTACCGACCAATGCTGGCCAGAGTCAGCTATTGACTCCGTTGATGTCATCAACTTCTACGAGTCCGTCAACCGACGGAACGGATAAGTGGCGCCAGTTAACCTACCCGAGTAGCTACGATCGCCCAACTTGGTATGATTCCAAGAATAGAATGACACGCGGTCGTGTGCCGATGACGGAATTGGTCATACCCAATGTCGTCCAGCTGTTGCAGTACAAGCGGCAGTTGCTAACGAAGGATACGTCGGGCAGATCCGAAGAACATCAAAATCCCAATGCTGTTGCCGGCAAAACCAACTCACCACCGCCTCCCGACATAGCGAGTGAAGTTGGAAAACGTGATCAGCAAATAACGAAGATAAAACCGGCTATAACACGGACACGCCCAAGCACTACCACTAATGCTAGCGACCTATTTACAcccgcgccacgccacgagctCCCGAACGTAGCATTGCAGGGGCTGACTTCGTTGCCGAAGCTGGATCTACCACCGGAGTTCTGTTTTGGACCGGGCTCCTCACAACCAGCCTGGAAAACGTTGAGCTCAATGAATCAGCCGGCCAGAGACAATATGCAGCAGCatactgtgtgtatgtacccGATACCCGTGATTCCTGATGGCGAAGCGCCTTCATCCGAGACATTTCAGTTTAGTCAACCCGAGAACTTGGGAAGCTGGGCAACCGAGGAGACTTATTCAAGCATTTCAGATCCGCCAACTGCGTTCGATTTTGTGGCACCTGTTCCTATGGACATCAGTAGCGTTTCTGGAATCGTGGAAACTAATGCACAGCCTGATTCAGACCTTTCAATTAATTTGCCCTCGTTCGCCCAGCTATCGAGAACAGCGACCGGCACATGGGAATGCCCAACCTGCATGGTATTCAATGCACAAAGCTTCAATCGCTGCGCTGCATGCGAGTGTCCACAACCCGGAACATCGACAATGGAATCTATCCAGCCGTCCGCGGctgcccctgcccctgccgTCGATTTCAAAACACTCGTTAGCACACAGGCCGCCAACGGTTGGGAGTGTCAGGAGTGCTTTGTGCGTAATGCAGCAAAGGAGCAGCACTGCGTTTGCTGTGGCGCTAAACCAAAAGTATTGACGGCCAGTCAGCCGGCTCCTCTGGCAGTGATGAATCAGAGTCAGCCTGCTGCTAAAATTATGCCAGCGGCATCTGATCATTTTAAGGCGCTCGTGCACCTCCAAAAATCAGACAAATGGGAATGTTCGACGTGCCTAACGCGCAACGATATTGCGTCGATGAGATGTGCTTGTTGTGAGCAGCCGAAACCGTCCACTTCAAATCAACCGGTAATGAATCAACTTACGTTTGGTAACTTCCCGGCAGACAATCTAACGCCGCAGCAAACAAATTTCGGCAACACCAGCGCAATGCAGACAGTCGGAGCAGTACCCGACAATACAACATCAACAGTGACTTCTGCGGCCAGCAGCGAGCAGTTGCTGCAACCAAAACCACTGTTCGataacaacagcatcaacgctAACCAAATGAGGACTAGTTTGCCTTCCTTTGCCACG ATGAAAGGTGCACAGAAGTACGAAGGTGTCAAACCGGTCGCGATCTCGGCACCCGCCATACCCAACGTAGAAACAGGACCTTCTAAATCCCGTTCAAAGTCCATCGCTGCCACG TGTGTAATTTACAGGGTGTTTCGATTGCACCAGTCTTTTAGCTCGGTGATCCCAGGATCCAGAATCCTTCCGT TATTTCCGAAGCACGAACGAAAGCATGATGTGCCAACCTAA
- the LOC125949317 gene encoding uncharacterized protein LOC125949317 isoform X5 yields the protein MESSESEDDQTKHGSNGVTPDAATEDIDAMDVETPEACEYLDPVGIRLGPKQPKKSSENEDVIVCISDSDSEPSTPEDEFSTSDQVEGEEEIEAESTPESETSTPEDEFSTSDQVEGEEEIEAESTPESETSTPEDEFSESDQVEGEEEIEAESTPESETSTPEDEFSKSDQVEGAEENKAESTPASESETSKAKGEFSKSGKNLVNRSLANLVDPTDSYRFLLPLPPLIRRDRVTNTPMANNKTLNLPLPPLTLANRIPLPVVHSEVDSPEEQPLEKKPHHIFEISDDDDLSKPATLDGLSFDLTGDDSDEESNSFLVDKNTDNLQSGVASEQVAAPNENDESMSEPLIEGNVGAVESQLPRQSDKPTGNNDNASQSMTNSEQLAAPNEDDESMSEPIIEASVTGAECQLPCRQSDKPTGNNHDASQLVSDILVPSGEGASTSLTGNQRHSQPTNTSVSLFRPAPLIHPYISTLFRRTAPGLPNFRVNQTHYLDRILSAVFPNDHNEPVYTRVPGGFEYTRLLQLFSRKKKTKRIQSASNRRDMMLKSPFYEGRTRYGGASAVRSNSDNQLFQRPLTTRQDALPTNAGQSQLLTPLMSSTSTSPSTDGTDKWRQLTYPSSYDRPTWYDSKNRMTRGRVPMTELVIPNVVQLLQYKRQLLTKDTSGRSEEHQNPNAVAGKTNSPPPPDIASEVGKRDQQITKIKPAITRTRPSTTTNASDLFTPAPRHELPNVALQGLTSLPKLDLPPEFCFGPGSSQPAWKTLSSMNQPARDNMQQHTVCMYPIPVIPDGEAPSSETFQFSQPENLGSWATEETYSSISDPPTAFDFVAPVPMDISSVSGIVETNAQPDSDLSINLPSFAQLSRTATGTWECPTCMVFNAQSFNRCAACECPQPGTSTMESIQPSAAAPAPAVDFKTLVSTQAANGWECQECFVRNAAKEQHCVCCGAKPKVLTASQPAPLAVMNQSQPAAKIMPAASDHFKALVHLQKSDKWECSTCLTRNDIASMRCACCEQPKPSTSNQPVMNQLTFGNFPADNLTPQQTNFGNTSAMQTVGAVPDNTTSTVTSAASSEQLLQPKPLFDNNSINANQMRTSLPSFATMKGAQKYEGVKPVAISAPAIPNVETGPSKSRSKSIAATFLVYTCT from the exons ATGGAAAGTTCAGAATCAGAAGACGATCAGACGAAGCACGGAAGTAATGGTGTAACGCCAGATGCCGCCACGGAAGATATTGACGCTATGGATGTTGAGACGCCGGAAGCATGTGAGTATCTCGATCCGGTAGGGATCCGGCTCGGACCAAAGCAACCCAAAAAG TCGTCGGAGAACGAAGACGTTATTGTATGCATTTCGGACTCTGATTCCGAGCCCTCGACGCCCGAAGACGAATTTTCGACATCCGACCAAgtagaaggcgaagaagaaattgAGGCAGAATCGACACCGGAGTCCGAGACCTCGACGCCCGAAGACGAATTTTCGACATCCGACCAAgtagaaggcgaagaagaaattgAGGCAGAATCGACACCGGAGTCCGAGACCTCGACGCCCGAAGACGAATTCTCGGAATCCGACCAAgtagaaggcgaagaagaaattgAGGCAGAATCGACACCGGAGTCCGAGACCTCGACGCCCGAAGACGAATTCTCGAAATCCGACCAAGTAGAAGGCGCAGAAGAAAATAAGGCAGAATCGACACCGGCGTCTGAGTCCGAGACCTCGAAGGCCAAAGGCGAATTCTCGAAATCTGGAAAAAATCTGGTAAATCGTTCACTAGCTAATCTGGTGGACCCCACCGATTCCTATCGTTTTCTGTTGCCTCTACCACCGTTGATTCGGAGAGACAGAGTTACTAACACTCCAATGGCGAACAACAAAACGCTCAATCTACCACTTCCTCCATTGACGTTGGCGAATCGGATTCCGTTGCCGGTAGTGCATTCGGAAGTAGATTCTCCGGAAGAACAGcctttagaaaaaaaacctcatcatattttcgaaatttcggatgacgacgatctgAGCAAACCGGCAACTTTGGACGGGTTGAGTTTCGATCTAACTGGCGACGACAGTGATGAAGAGTCCAACTCATTTTTGGTAGACAAAAATACAGACAATTTGCAATCCGGGGTTGCCAGTGAGCAAGTAGCAGCCCccaatgaaaatgatgaatccATGAGCGAGCCGCTGATTGAGGGTAATGTAGGCGCGGTAGAATCTCAGCTACCTCGTCAATCCGACAAACCAACCGGGAACAATGATAATGCATCGCAATCCATGACCAACAGTGAGCAATTAGCAGCTCCAAACGAGGACGATGAATCAATGAGCGAGCCAATTATCGAGGCTAGTGTAACCGGAGCCGAATGCCAGCTACCTTGCCGCCAGTCCGACAAGCCCACAGGGAACAATCACGATGCATCGCAGCTAGTGAGCGATATACTTGTGCCTTCCGGTGAGGGTGCTTCAACATCATTGACAGGAAACCAGCGTCACTCTCAGCCAACAAATACCAGCGTTAGTCTTTTTCGCCCAGCACCGCTTATCCATCCGTACATCAGCACTCTGTTTAGGCGAACTGCGCCTGGGCTTCCTAACTTCCGCGTAAATCAAACTCATTATCTCGACAGAATTTTGTCCGCAGTCTTTCCAAATGACCATAATGAGCCGGTTTACACTAGAGTCCCCGGTGGTTTTGAATACACGCGGCTTCTCCAACTCTTctcgagaaaaaagaaaaccaaacggaTTCAAAGTGCGTCAAACCGTAGAGATATGATGCTAAAGTCCCCGTTCTATGAAGGGCGGACCCGTTACGGAGGAGCGTCCGCGGTCCGAAGCAATTCGGACAATCAACTTTTCCAGCGGCCATTGACAACTCGCCAAGACGCTCTACCGACCAATGCTGGCCAGAGTCAGCTATTGACTCCGTTGATGTCATCAACTTCTACGAGTCCGTCAACCGACGGAACGGATAAGTGGCGCCAGTTAACCTACCCGAGTAGCTACGATCGCCCAACTTGGTATGATTCCAAGAATAGAATGACACGCGGTCGTGTGCCGATGACGGAATTGGTCATACCCAATGTCGTCCAGCTGTTGCAGTACAAGCGGCAGTTGCTAACGAAGGATACGTCGGGCAGATCCGAAGAACATCAAAATCCCAATGCTGTTGCCGGCAAAACCAACTCACCACCGCCTCCCGACATAGCGAGTGAAGTTGGAAAACGTGATCAGCAAATAACGAAGATAAAACCGGCTATAACACGGACACGCCCAAGCACTACCACTAATGCTAGCGACCTATTTACAcccgcgccacgccacgagctCCCGAACGTAGCATTGCAGGGGCTGACTTCGTTGCCGAAGCTGGATCTACCACCGGAGTTCTGTTTTGGACCGGGCTCCTCACAACCAGCCTGGAAAACGTTGAGCTCAATGAATCAGCCGGCCAGAGACAATATGCAGCAGCatactgtgtgtatgtacccGATACCCGTGATTCCTGATGGCGAAGCGCCTTCATCCGAGACATTTCAGTTTAGTCAACCCGAGAACTTGGGAAGCTGGGCAACCGAGGAGACTTATTCAAGCATTTCAGATCCGCCAACTGCGTTCGATTTTGTGGCACCTGTTCCTATGGACATCAGTAGCGTTTCTGGAATCGTGGAAACTAATGCACAGCCTGATTCAGACCTTTCAATTAATTTGCCCTCGTTCGCCCAGCTATCGAGAACAGCGACCGGCACATGGGAATGCCCAACCTGCATGGTATTCAATGCACAAAGCTTCAATCGCTGCGCTGCATGCGAGTGTCCACAACCCGGAACATCGACAATGGAATCTATCCAGCCGTCCGCGGctgcccctgcccctgccgTCGATTTCAAAACACTCGTTAGCACACAGGCCGCCAACGGTTGGGAGTGTCAGGAGTGCTTTGTGCGTAATGCAGCAAAGGAGCAGCACTGCGTTTGCTGTGGCGCTAAACCAAAAGTATTGACGGCCAGTCAGCCGGCTCCTCTGGCAGTGATGAATCAGAGTCAGCCTGCTGCTAAAATTATGCCAGCGGCATCTGATCATTTTAAGGCGCTCGTGCACCTCCAAAAATCAGACAAATGGGAATGTTCGACGTGCCTAACGCGCAACGATATTGCGTCGATGAGATGTGCTTGTTGTGAGCAGCCGAAACCGTCCACTTCAAATCAACCGGTAATGAATCAACTTACGTTTGGTAACTTCCCGGCAGACAATCTAACGCCGCAGCAAACAAATTTCGGCAACACCAGCGCAATGCAGACAGTCGGAGCAGTACCCGACAATACAACATCAACAGTGACTTCTGCGGCCAGCAGCGAGCAGTTGCTGCAACCAAAACCACTGTTCGataacaacagcatcaacgctAACCAAATGAGGACTAGTTTGCCTTCCTTTGCCACG ATGAAAGGTGCACAGAAGTACGAAGGTGTCAAACCGGTCGCGATCTCGGCACCCGCCATACCCAACGTAGAAACAGGACCTTCTAAATCCCGTTCAAAGTCCATCGCTGCCACG TTTTTGGTTTACACATGCACATAA